One window from the genome of Glycine soja cultivar W05 chromosome 12, ASM419377v2, whole genome shotgun sequence encodes:
- the LOC114379877 gene encoding auxin response factor 4-like isoform X3, giving the protein MEIDLNDAVTSEAEKSASCNGECEKGAALSSPTCSSSGSSSTRVSSSYIELWHACAGPLTSLPKKGNVVVYFPQGHLEQAASFSPFSPMEMPTYDLQPQIFCRVVNIQLLANKENDEVYTQVTLLPQAELAGMYMEGKELEKLGADEEGNETTPTKSTPHMFCKTLTASDTSTHGGFSVPRRAAEDCFPPLDYKKQRPSQELVAKDLHGVEWKFRHIYRGQPRRHLLTTGWSIFVSQKNLVSGDAVLFLRGENGELRLGIRRAARPRNGLPESIVGSQSYYPNFLSSVANAISAKSMFHVFYSPRASHADFAVPYQKYIKSIKNPVTIGTRFKMKFEMDESPERRCTSGIVTGMSDLDPYKWPKSKWRCLMVRWDEDIEINHQDRVSPWEVDPSASLPPLSIQSSRRLKKLRPGLLAAAPNHLTTVGSSGFMDSEESVRSSKVLQGQENTGFMSLYYGCDTVTKQPEFEIRSPSHPNLASTGVRKIAAAEFMRVHPSSYAGFTETNMFPRVLQGQEICPFRSLAGKVDLNFGSWGKPNVSYTNYNLHQATKPNFHSFGPEVVQTAYFPYGDIHKAGQGSSMLCSNPTNFQREDIPFNTPSIQSGITIPNEQKLQDNISGAASLGANMRIPNDDNFKGKVNACKLFGFPLSRETTAQNLQNSSKRSCTKVHKQGSLVGRAIDLSRLSSYNDLLIELERLFSMEGLLIDPNKGWRILYTDSENDIMVVGDDPWHLPFVCSEFCDVVSKIHIHTQEEVEKMTIGMMINDDSQSCLEQAPVMVEASKSSSVGQPDSSPTVVRM; this is encoded by the exons ATGGAAATTGATCTGAATGATGCAGTGACGAGTGAGGCTGAAAAGAGTGCGTCTTGCAATGGGGAGTGTGAGAAAGGTGCTGCTTTGTCATCTCCAACATGTTCATCTTCTGGCTCCTCCTCCACACGTGTGTCTTCTTCTTATATTGAGCTTTGGCATGCTTGTGCTGGCCCCCTTACTTCCCTCCCGAAGAAAGGGAATGTGGTGGTGTATTTCCCACAAGGGCACTTAGAACAAGCTGCATCCTTCTCTCCCTTTTCACCAATGGAGATGCCAACCTATGATCTTCAGCCACAGATCTTTTGTAGAGTTGTCAATATTCAGCTACTT GCCAATAAGGAGAATGATGAGGTTTATACACAGGTTACTTTGCTTCCCCAGGCTGAG TTGGCAGGGATGTATATGGAGGGAAAAGAGCTTGAGAAATTGGGAGCAGATGAAGAGGGAAATGAAACAACACCTACAAAGTCAACCCCTCACATGTTTTGCAAAACTCTTACCGCCTCAGATACCAGCACTCATGGGGGGTTCTCTGTCCCTCGCAGAGCTGCTGAAGACTGTTTTCCTCCTTTG GATTATAAGAAGCAAAGACCTTCTCAAGAGCTTGTTGCCAAAGACTTGCATGGTGTGGAGTGGAAATTTCGACATATTTACAGag GTCAGCCAAGGCGGCATCTGCTCACTACTGGCTGGAGTATTTTTGTTAGCCAAAAGAATCTTGTTTCTGGAGATGCAGTTCTCTTTCTTAG GGGTGAAAATGGAGAATTGAGATTGGGAATCCGGAGAGCTGCTCGACCAAGAAATGGTCTTCCCGAATCAATTGTTGGTAGCCAGAGTTATTATCCCAATTTCCTTTCTTCTGTGGCTAATGCTATATCAGCGAAAAGCATGTTTCATGTTTTCTACAGTCCAAG AGCAAGTCATGCGGATTTTGCTGTGCCCTaccaaaaatatatcaaaagcatcaagaatccaGTGACCATCGGGACAAgattcaaaatgaaatttgaaatggATGAATCTCCCGAAAGAAG GTGCACTAGTGGCATAGTGACTGGAATGAGTGATTTGGATCCCTATAAATGGCCTAAGTCAAAATGGAGGTGCTTGATG GTCAGATGGGATGAGGATATTGAGATTAATCATCAAGATAGAGTGTCTCCCTGGGAGGTTGATCCTTCTGCATCTCTCCCTCCCCTGAGCATTCAATCCTCCAGAAGGCTGAAGAAACTGAGGCCAGGTCTGCTGGCTGCCGCACCCAATCACCTCACCACTG TAGGAAGCAGTGGATTTATGGACTCTGAGGAGTCGGTAAGATCATCCAAGGTCTTGCAAGGTCAAGAAAATACAGGTTTTATGTCACTATATTATGGATGTGACACAGTAACTAAGCAGCCAGAATTTGAGATCAGATCTCCAAGTCACCCTAATCTTGCTTCAACTGGAGTGAGAAAGATTGCTGCTGCTGAGTTTATGAGGGTTCACCCTTCTAGTTATGCAGGCTTCACGGAAACTAACATGTTTCCAAGGGTCTTGCAAGGTCAAGAAATATGTCCGTTTAGATCCCTGGCAGGAAAGGTTGATTTGAACTTCGGTTCTTGGGGCAAACCCAATGTCAGTTACACAAATTACAACCTGCATCAGGCAACCAAACCTAACTTTCACTCTTTTGGACCAGAAGTTGTTCAAACTGCATATTTCCCTTATGGTGATATTCACAAAGCTGGTCAAGGTAGCAGCATGTTGTGCTCTAATCCAACCAATTTCCAACGAGAGGATATCCCATTTAACACTCCTTCCATTCAGTCAGGCATCACAATCCCAAATGAGCAGAAGCTGCAGGACAATATTTCTGGTGCTGCTTCTTTAGGGGCAAACATGAGGATTCCAAATGATGACAATTTCAAGGGGAAGGTAAACGCATGTAAACTATTTGGATTTCCCTTGTCCAGGGAGACTACCGCCCAAAATTTACAGAACTCTTCCAAAAGAAGCTGCACAAAG GTTCACAAGCAAGGTAGCCTAGTTGGAAGAGCCATTGATCTCTCAAGATTGAGCAGCTACAATGACCTGCTGATTGAACTAGAGAGACTATTTAGCATGGAAGGCCTTCTAATAGATCCTAATAAGGGATGGAGAATCCTCTACACTGACAGTGAAAACGACATTATGGTTGTGGGGGATGATCCGTGGCA TTTGCCTTTTGTCTGCAGTGAGTTCTGTGATGTGGTATCCAAGATTCATATACATACACAAGAAGAGGTGGAGAAGATGACAATTGGGATGATGATCAATGATGATAGCCAGAGTTGTTTGGAACAGGCACCAGTGATGGTGGAGGCTTCAAAGTCTTCCTCTGTGGGTCAGCCAGATTCTTCTCCAACAGTGGTTAGAATGTAG
- the LOC114379877 gene encoding auxin response factor 4-like isoform X2 has protein sequence MEIDLNDAVTSEAEKSASCNGECEKGAALSSPTCSSSGSSSTRVSSSYIELWHACAGPLTSLPKKGNVVVYFPQGHLEQAASFSPFSPMEMPTYDLQPQIFCRVVNIQLLANKENDEVYTQVTLLPQAELAGMYMEGKELEKLGADEEGNETTPTKSTPHMFCKTLTASDTSTHGGFSVPRRAAEDCFPPLDYKKQRPSQELVAKDLHGVEWKFRHIYRGQPRRHLLTTGWSIFVSQKNLVSGDAVLFLRGENGELRLGIRRAARPRNGLPESIVGSQSYYPNFLSSVANAISAKSMFHVFYSPRASHADFAVPYQKYIKSIKNPVTIGTRFKMKFEMDESPERRSTATQCTSGIVTGMSDLDPYKWPKSKWRCLMVRWDEDIEINHQDRVSPWEVDPSASLPPLSIQSSRRLKKLRPGLLAAAPNHLTTGSSGFMDSEESVRSSKVLQGQENTGFMSLYYGCDTVTKQPEFEIRSPSHPNLASTGVRKIAAAEFMRVHPSSYAGFTETNMFPRVLQGQEICPFRSLAGKVDLNFGSWGKPNVSYTNYNLHQATKPNFHSFGPEVVQTAYFPYGDIHKAGQGSSMLCSNPTNFQREDIPFNTPSIQSGITIPNEQKLQDNISGAASLGANMRIPNDDNFKGKVNACKLFGFPLSRETTAQNLQNSSKRSCTKVHKQGSLVGRAIDLSRLSSYNDLLIELERLFSMEGLLIDPNKGWRILYTDSENDIMVVGDDPWHLPFVCSEFCDVVSKIHIHTQEEVEKMTIGMMINDDSQSCLEQAPVMVEASKSSSVGQPDSSPTVVRM, from the exons ATGGAAATTGATCTGAATGATGCAGTGACGAGTGAGGCTGAAAAGAGTGCGTCTTGCAATGGGGAGTGTGAGAAAGGTGCTGCTTTGTCATCTCCAACATGTTCATCTTCTGGCTCCTCCTCCACACGTGTGTCTTCTTCTTATATTGAGCTTTGGCATGCTTGTGCTGGCCCCCTTACTTCCCTCCCGAAGAAAGGGAATGTGGTGGTGTATTTCCCACAAGGGCACTTAGAACAAGCTGCATCCTTCTCTCCCTTTTCACCAATGGAGATGCCAACCTATGATCTTCAGCCACAGATCTTTTGTAGAGTTGTCAATATTCAGCTACTT GCCAATAAGGAGAATGATGAGGTTTATACACAGGTTACTTTGCTTCCCCAGGCTGAG TTGGCAGGGATGTATATGGAGGGAAAAGAGCTTGAGAAATTGGGAGCAGATGAAGAGGGAAATGAAACAACACCTACAAAGTCAACCCCTCACATGTTTTGCAAAACTCTTACCGCCTCAGATACCAGCACTCATGGGGGGTTCTCTGTCCCTCGCAGAGCTGCTGAAGACTGTTTTCCTCCTTTG GATTATAAGAAGCAAAGACCTTCTCAAGAGCTTGTTGCCAAAGACTTGCATGGTGTGGAGTGGAAATTTCGACATATTTACAGag GTCAGCCAAGGCGGCATCTGCTCACTACTGGCTGGAGTATTTTTGTTAGCCAAAAGAATCTTGTTTCTGGAGATGCAGTTCTCTTTCTTAG GGGTGAAAATGGAGAATTGAGATTGGGAATCCGGAGAGCTGCTCGACCAAGAAATGGTCTTCCCGAATCAATTGTTGGTAGCCAGAGTTATTATCCCAATTTCCTTTCTTCTGTGGCTAATGCTATATCAGCGAAAAGCATGTTTCATGTTTTCTACAGTCCAAG AGCAAGTCATGCGGATTTTGCTGTGCCCTaccaaaaatatatcaaaagcatcaagaatccaGTGACCATCGGGACAAgattcaaaatgaaatttgaaatggATGAATCTCCCGAAAGAAGGTCAACTGCAACCca GTGCACTAGTGGCATAGTGACTGGAATGAGTGATTTGGATCCCTATAAATGGCCTAAGTCAAAATGGAGGTGCTTGATG GTCAGATGGGATGAGGATATTGAGATTAATCATCAAGATAGAGTGTCTCCCTGGGAGGTTGATCCTTCTGCATCTCTCCCTCCCCTGAGCATTCAATCCTCCAGAAGGCTGAAGAAACTGAGGCCAGGTCTGCTGGCTGCCGCACCCAATCACCTCACCACTG GAAGCAGTGGATTTATGGACTCTGAGGAGTCGGTAAGATCATCCAAGGTCTTGCAAGGTCAAGAAAATACAGGTTTTATGTCACTATATTATGGATGTGACACAGTAACTAAGCAGCCAGAATTTGAGATCAGATCTCCAAGTCACCCTAATCTTGCTTCAACTGGAGTGAGAAAGATTGCTGCTGCTGAGTTTATGAGGGTTCACCCTTCTAGTTATGCAGGCTTCACGGAAACTAACATGTTTCCAAGGGTCTTGCAAGGTCAAGAAATATGTCCGTTTAGATCCCTGGCAGGAAAGGTTGATTTGAACTTCGGTTCTTGGGGCAAACCCAATGTCAGTTACACAAATTACAACCTGCATCAGGCAACCAAACCTAACTTTCACTCTTTTGGACCAGAAGTTGTTCAAACTGCATATTTCCCTTATGGTGATATTCACAAAGCTGGTCAAGGTAGCAGCATGTTGTGCTCTAATCCAACCAATTTCCAACGAGAGGATATCCCATTTAACACTCCTTCCATTCAGTCAGGCATCACAATCCCAAATGAGCAGAAGCTGCAGGACAATATTTCTGGTGCTGCTTCTTTAGGGGCAAACATGAGGATTCCAAATGATGACAATTTCAAGGGGAAGGTAAACGCATGTAAACTATTTGGATTTCCCTTGTCCAGGGAGACTACCGCCCAAAATTTACAGAACTCTTCCAAAAGAAGCTGCACAAAG GTTCACAAGCAAGGTAGCCTAGTTGGAAGAGCCATTGATCTCTCAAGATTGAGCAGCTACAATGACCTGCTGATTGAACTAGAGAGACTATTTAGCATGGAAGGCCTTCTAATAGATCCTAATAAGGGATGGAGAATCCTCTACACTGACAGTGAAAACGACATTATGGTTGTGGGGGATGATCCGTGGCA TTTGCCTTTTGTCTGCAGTGAGTTCTGTGATGTGGTATCCAAGATTCATATACATACACAAGAAGAGGTGGAGAAGATGACAATTGGGATGATGATCAATGATGATAGCCAGAGTTGTTTGGAACAGGCACCAGTGATGGTGGAGGCTTCAAAGTCTTCCTCTGTGGGTCAGCCAGATTCTTCTCCAACAGTGGTTAGAATGTAG
- the LOC114379877 gene encoding auxin response factor 4-like isoform X1 — MEIDLNDAVTSEAEKSASCNGECEKGAALSSPTCSSSGSSSTRVSSSYIELWHACAGPLTSLPKKGNVVVYFPQGHLEQAASFSPFSPMEMPTYDLQPQIFCRVVNIQLLANKENDEVYTQVTLLPQAELAGMYMEGKELEKLGADEEGNETTPTKSTPHMFCKTLTASDTSTHGGFSVPRRAAEDCFPPLDYKKQRPSQELVAKDLHGVEWKFRHIYRGQPRRHLLTTGWSIFVSQKNLVSGDAVLFLRGENGELRLGIRRAARPRNGLPESIVGSQSYYPNFLSSVANAISAKSMFHVFYSPRASHADFAVPYQKYIKSIKNPVTIGTRFKMKFEMDESPERRSTATQCTSGIVTGMSDLDPYKWPKSKWRCLMVRWDEDIEINHQDRVSPWEVDPSASLPPLSIQSSRRLKKLRPGLLAAAPNHLTTVGSSGFMDSEESVRSSKVLQGQENTGFMSLYYGCDTVTKQPEFEIRSPSHPNLASTGVRKIAAAEFMRVHPSSYAGFTETNMFPRVLQGQEICPFRSLAGKVDLNFGSWGKPNVSYTNYNLHQATKPNFHSFGPEVVQTAYFPYGDIHKAGQGSSMLCSNPTNFQREDIPFNTPSIQSGITIPNEQKLQDNISGAASLGANMRIPNDDNFKGKVNACKLFGFPLSRETTAQNLQNSSKRSCTKVHKQGSLVGRAIDLSRLSSYNDLLIELERLFSMEGLLIDPNKGWRILYTDSENDIMVVGDDPWHLPFVCSEFCDVVSKIHIHTQEEVEKMTIGMMINDDSQSCLEQAPVMVEASKSSSVGQPDSSPTVVRM, encoded by the exons ATGGAAATTGATCTGAATGATGCAGTGACGAGTGAGGCTGAAAAGAGTGCGTCTTGCAATGGGGAGTGTGAGAAAGGTGCTGCTTTGTCATCTCCAACATGTTCATCTTCTGGCTCCTCCTCCACACGTGTGTCTTCTTCTTATATTGAGCTTTGGCATGCTTGTGCTGGCCCCCTTACTTCCCTCCCGAAGAAAGGGAATGTGGTGGTGTATTTCCCACAAGGGCACTTAGAACAAGCTGCATCCTTCTCTCCCTTTTCACCAATGGAGATGCCAACCTATGATCTTCAGCCACAGATCTTTTGTAGAGTTGTCAATATTCAGCTACTT GCCAATAAGGAGAATGATGAGGTTTATACACAGGTTACTTTGCTTCCCCAGGCTGAG TTGGCAGGGATGTATATGGAGGGAAAAGAGCTTGAGAAATTGGGAGCAGATGAAGAGGGAAATGAAACAACACCTACAAAGTCAACCCCTCACATGTTTTGCAAAACTCTTACCGCCTCAGATACCAGCACTCATGGGGGGTTCTCTGTCCCTCGCAGAGCTGCTGAAGACTGTTTTCCTCCTTTG GATTATAAGAAGCAAAGACCTTCTCAAGAGCTTGTTGCCAAAGACTTGCATGGTGTGGAGTGGAAATTTCGACATATTTACAGag GTCAGCCAAGGCGGCATCTGCTCACTACTGGCTGGAGTATTTTTGTTAGCCAAAAGAATCTTGTTTCTGGAGATGCAGTTCTCTTTCTTAG GGGTGAAAATGGAGAATTGAGATTGGGAATCCGGAGAGCTGCTCGACCAAGAAATGGTCTTCCCGAATCAATTGTTGGTAGCCAGAGTTATTATCCCAATTTCCTTTCTTCTGTGGCTAATGCTATATCAGCGAAAAGCATGTTTCATGTTTTCTACAGTCCAAG AGCAAGTCATGCGGATTTTGCTGTGCCCTaccaaaaatatatcaaaagcatcaagaatccaGTGACCATCGGGACAAgattcaaaatgaaatttgaaatggATGAATCTCCCGAAAGAAGGTCAACTGCAACCca GTGCACTAGTGGCATAGTGACTGGAATGAGTGATTTGGATCCCTATAAATGGCCTAAGTCAAAATGGAGGTGCTTGATG GTCAGATGGGATGAGGATATTGAGATTAATCATCAAGATAGAGTGTCTCCCTGGGAGGTTGATCCTTCTGCATCTCTCCCTCCCCTGAGCATTCAATCCTCCAGAAGGCTGAAGAAACTGAGGCCAGGTCTGCTGGCTGCCGCACCCAATCACCTCACCACTG TAGGAAGCAGTGGATTTATGGACTCTGAGGAGTCGGTAAGATCATCCAAGGTCTTGCAAGGTCAAGAAAATACAGGTTTTATGTCACTATATTATGGATGTGACACAGTAACTAAGCAGCCAGAATTTGAGATCAGATCTCCAAGTCACCCTAATCTTGCTTCAACTGGAGTGAGAAAGATTGCTGCTGCTGAGTTTATGAGGGTTCACCCTTCTAGTTATGCAGGCTTCACGGAAACTAACATGTTTCCAAGGGTCTTGCAAGGTCAAGAAATATGTCCGTTTAGATCCCTGGCAGGAAAGGTTGATTTGAACTTCGGTTCTTGGGGCAAACCCAATGTCAGTTACACAAATTACAACCTGCATCAGGCAACCAAACCTAACTTTCACTCTTTTGGACCAGAAGTTGTTCAAACTGCATATTTCCCTTATGGTGATATTCACAAAGCTGGTCAAGGTAGCAGCATGTTGTGCTCTAATCCAACCAATTTCCAACGAGAGGATATCCCATTTAACACTCCTTCCATTCAGTCAGGCATCACAATCCCAAATGAGCAGAAGCTGCAGGACAATATTTCTGGTGCTGCTTCTTTAGGGGCAAACATGAGGATTCCAAATGATGACAATTTCAAGGGGAAGGTAAACGCATGTAAACTATTTGGATTTCCCTTGTCCAGGGAGACTACCGCCCAAAATTTACAGAACTCTTCCAAAAGAAGCTGCACAAAG GTTCACAAGCAAGGTAGCCTAGTTGGAAGAGCCATTGATCTCTCAAGATTGAGCAGCTACAATGACCTGCTGATTGAACTAGAGAGACTATTTAGCATGGAAGGCCTTCTAATAGATCCTAATAAGGGATGGAGAATCCTCTACACTGACAGTGAAAACGACATTATGGTTGTGGGGGATGATCCGTGGCA TTTGCCTTTTGTCTGCAGTGAGTTCTGTGATGTGGTATCCAAGATTCATATACATACACAAGAAGAGGTGGAGAAGATGACAATTGGGATGATGATCAATGATGATAGCCAGAGTTGTTTGGAACAGGCACCAGTGATGGTGGAGGCTTCAAAGTCTTCCTCTGTGGGTCAGCCAGATTCTTCTCCAACAGTGGTTAGAATGTAG
- the LOC114379877 gene encoding auxin response factor 4-like isoform X4 — translation MEIDLNDAVTSEAEKSASCNGECEKGAALSSPTCSSSGSSSTRVSSSYIELWHACAGPLTSLPKKGNVVVYFPQGHLEQAASFSPFSPMEMPTYDLQPQIFCRVVNIQLLANKENDEVYTQVTLLPQAELAGMYMEGKELEKLGADEEGNETTPTKSTPHMFCKTLTASDTSTHGGFSVPRRAAEDCFPPLDYKKQRPSQELVAKDLHGVEWKFRHIYRGQPRRHLLTTGWSIFVSQKNLVSGDAVLFLRGENGELRLGIRRAARPRNGLPESIVGSQSYYPNFLSSVANAISAKSMFHVFYSPRASHADFAVPYQKYIKSIKNPVTIGTRFKMKFEMDESPERRSTATQCTSGIVTGMSDLDPYKWPKSKWRCLMVRWDEDIEINHQDRVSPWEVDPSASLPPLSIQSSRRLKKLRPGLLAAAPNHLTTVGSSGFMDSEESVRSSKVLQGQENTGFMSLYYGCDTVTKQPEFEIRSPSHPNLASTGVRKIAAAEFMRVHPSSYAGFTETNMFPRVLQGQEICPFRSLAGKVDLNFGSWGKPNVSYTNYNLHQATKPNFHSFGPEVVQTAYFPYGDIHKAGQGSSMLCSNPTNFQREDIPFNTPSIQSGITIPNEQKLQDNISGAASLGANMRIPNDDNFKGKVNACKLFGFPLSRETTAQNLQNSSKRSCTKVHKQGSLVGRAIDLSRLSSYNDLLIELERLFSMEGLLIDPNKGWRILYTDSENDIMVVGDDPWHEFCDVVSKIHIHTQEEVEKMTIGMMINDDSQSCLEQAPVMVEASKSSSVGQPDSSPTVVRM, via the exons ATGGAAATTGATCTGAATGATGCAGTGACGAGTGAGGCTGAAAAGAGTGCGTCTTGCAATGGGGAGTGTGAGAAAGGTGCTGCTTTGTCATCTCCAACATGTTCATCTTCTGGCTCCTCCTCCACACGTGTGTCTTCTTCTTATATTGAGCTTTGGCATGCTTGTGCTGGCCCCCTTACTTCCCTCCCGAAGAAAGGGAATGTGGTGGTGTATTTCCCACAAGGGCACTTAGAACAAGCTGCATCCTTCTCTCCCTTTTCACCAATGGAGATGCCAACCTATGATCTTCAGCCACAGATCTTTTGTAGAGTTGTCAATATTCAGCTACTT GCCAATAAGGAGAATGATGAGGTTTATACACAGGTTACTTTGCTTCCCCAGGCTGAG TTGGCAGGGATGTATATGGAGGGAAAAGAGCTTGAGAAATTGGGAGCAGATGAAGAGGGAAATGAAACAACACCTACAAAGTCAACCCCTCACATGTTTTGCAAAACTCTTACCGCCTCAGATACCAGCACTCATGGGGGGTTCTCTGTCCCTCGCAGAGCTGCTGAAGACTGTTTTCCTCCTTTG GATTATAAGAAGCAAAGACCTTCTCAAGAGCTTGTTGCCAAAGACTTGCATGGTGTGGAGTGGAAATTTCGACATATTTACAGag GTCAGCCAAGGCGGCATCTGCTCACTACTGGCTGGAGTATTTTTGTTAGCCAAAAGAATCTTGTTTCTGGAGATGCAGTTCTCTTTCTTAG GGGTGAAAATGGAGAATTGAGATTGGGAATCCGGAGAGCTGCTCGACCAAGAAATGGTCTTCCCGAATCAATTGTTGGTAGCCAGAGTTATTATCCCAATTTCCTTTCTTCTGTGGCTAATGCTATATCAGCGAAAAGCATGTTTCATGTTTTCTACAGTCCAAG AGCAAGTCATGCGGATTTTGCTGTGCCCTaccaaaaatatatcaaaagcatcaagaatccaGTGACCATCGGGACAAgattcaaaatgaaatttgaaatggATGAATCTCCCGAAAGAAGGTCAACTGCAACCca GTGCACTAGTGGCATAGTGACTGGAATGAGTGATTTGGATCCCTATAAATGGCCTAAGTCAAAATGGAGGTGCTTGATG GTCAGATGGGATGAGGATATTGAGATTAATCATCAAGATAGAGTGTCTCCCTGGGAGGTTGATCCTTCTGCATCTCTCCCTCCCCTGAGCATTCAATCCTCCAGAAGGCTGAAGAAACTGAGGCCAGGTCTGCTGGCTGCCGCACCCAATCACCTCACCACTG TAGGAAGCAGTGGATTTATGGACTCTGAGGAGTCGGTAAGATCATCCAAGGTCTTGCAAGGTCAAGAAAATACAGGTTTTATGTCACTATATTATGGATGTGACACAGTAACTAAGCAGCCAGAATTTGAGATCAGATCTCCAAGTCACCCTAATCTTGCTTCAACTGGAGTGAGAAAGATTGCTGCTGCTGAGTTTATGAGGGTTCACCCTTCTAGTTATGCAGGCTTCACGGAAACTAACATGTTTCCAAGGGTCTTGCAAGGTCAAGAAATATGTCCGTTTAGATCCCTGGCAGGAAAGGTTGATTTGAACTTCGGTTCTTGGGGCAAACCCAATGTCAGTTACACAAATTACAACCTGCATCAGGCAACCAAACCTAACTTTCACTCTTTTGGACCAGAAGTTGTTCAAACTGCATATTTCCCTTATGGTGATATTCACAAAGCTGGTCAAGGTAGCAGCATGTTGTGCTCTAATCCAACCAATTTCCAACGAGAGGATATCCCATTTAACACTCCTTCCATTCAGTCAGGCATCACAATCCCAAATGAGCAGAAGCTGCAGGACAATATTTCTGGTGCTGCTTCTTTAGGGGCAAACATGAGGATTCCAAATGATGACAATTTCAAGGGGAAGGTAAACGCATGTAAACTATTTGGATTTCCCTTGTCCAGGGAGACTACCGCCCAAAATTTACAGAACTCTTCCAAAAGAAGCTGCACAAAG GTTCACAAGCAAGGTAGCCTAGTTGGAAGAGCCATTGATCTCTCAAGATTGAGCAGCTACAATGACCTGCTGATTGAACTAGAGAGACTATTTAGCATGGAAGGCCTTCTAATAGATCCTAATAAGGGATGGAGAATCCTCTACACTGACAGTGAAAACGACATTATGGTTGTGGGGGATGATCCGTGGCA TGAGTTCTGTGATGTGGTATCCAAGATTCATATACATACACAAGAAGAGGTGGAGAAGATGACAATTGGGATGATGATCAATGATGATAGCCAGAGTTGTTTGGAACAGGCACCAGTGATGGTGGAGGCTTCAAAGTCTTCCTCTGTGGGTCAGCCAGATTCTTCTCCAACAGTGGTTAGAATGTAG